A genomic segment from Verrucomicrobiia bacterium encodes:
- a CDS encoding type II toxin-antitoxin system VapC family toxin codes for MTHLLDTHTWIQRACGDRLPPLVDRTLTSHAGSLALADISLWEAAKLVELGRLELAVPLTEFFRLAVTPELTVLPITPAIAERVTTLQAAGFHEDPADQLIVATALVHGLRLVSDDTRIRQWGGVPLLWAINRG; via the coding sequence GTGACTCATCTCCTCGACACCCATACCTGGATTCAACGGGCGTGTGGCGACCGCCTGCCGCCGCTGGTGGACCGAACCTTGACCTCGCACGCCGGTTCCCTGGCCCTCGCAGACATTTCACTCTGGGAGGCCGCAAAGCTGGTCGAGTTGGGACGACTGGAGCTCGCGGTGCCGCTTACGGAGTTCTTCCGCCTGGCCGTCACCCCGGAGCTCACCGTGCTCCCCATCACGCCCGCCATTGCGGAGAGGGTAACCACCCTGCAGGCCGCAGGGTTTCACGAGGATCCCGCCGACCAACTCATCGTGGCGACCGCGCTGGTGCACGGGTTGCGGTTGGTCAGCGACGACACGCGGATACGGCAATGGGGCGGAGTGCCCCTGCTCTGGGCAATCAACCGTGGCTGA
- a CDS encoding DNA repair ATPase: MAETGPSASASASGASPDTAASAASALGSATYEVIRQRLRTHAEQLRERMGQLDARRREVFGSIESKLLQADRITTAHNCIPQDLTQLDHGRFLFGFNVQFGLKRAVELGDVFAVFARDDEVGTFKEGGLDPLMDPRFLTDFKRLYHVYERTVFSKFALGDGHLFMVFRTGAGPGDLAVFKWAFDGDGLRYVDGRAEAEYRRNGFPPAHEFRWQVPDRESYRYGDHPHISIQDRVFVECIGGDLTIKVEDNTATGEGVYSEPVDDRHQKVDDAEIAYALLGHLILLKIRPYKEAAARFFIFNEKLQSAVRVDSLGQSCALLPEDHGLIFPDGYYLATGGLKRFENRERLMVLERVIHAPNGEDSLYVFFAPDSGLYALLHYRLIAQRVDERITCHGFSLFPNGHLVLSRADPAPQKHHTIQLRQTPFHRAGFEPPGRRDAFLHRVGNKEVVRCLAEANEVLTLALRDDPYAELYVDLVRRCDALLDAHPWLAEPDGFRVDDALRQVRAVADQAVDEFDRVRRLQQDAVRQLVEARRHCEERADLVRRAGRDTLEDFVHHLAALRQLRGELITLREVRYADVPQVTALEESVAAQTEAFAAECVTFLLKPEALEPYRKTAAAHLAAVEQVTRAAEGRRIEQAVGEAGGALEMLIEIVNSLKIEDATETTRIIDGITAVYATLNQVRAALKNRLSSLMAAEGAAQFHAQLKLLGQSAASYLDLCDSPGKCDEYLNRLAVQIEELEGAFAGFEDYTVQLAERRTELYEAFEQRKLALVGQRNQRASALMTAVERILKVVQNRLASFKTVEEIHAYMASDLMTAKIRETIGQLLELGDAVKADDLQGRIKAVQQEAVRQLKDRQDLFAGGTDVIQLGRHRFNVNTQPLDLTVVQRDGVQHLHLTGTKYFEPITDEAFLATRAVWDQESLSENPTVYRAEYLAWQLLKSLEAGPSIGSGGSEPTSGTARVEAFLGMSAEERLGYVQAFMGPRYSEAYTRGVHDLDAAQIALALASTHIALQLARFHPTARAAAVVFWTGFCPADLHALWTHKLKGFAGRNRLFPGDPAQRGYIRGLGELIAGFLRATSLYPEAHAEEAGEYLFHELVQGEAFVVSREADRLAAAFQQHLVAKGADEAFRAAREPLVPHPASELELVRDWVRGGLLLHPGSEPHLEEVTAIVFCGDRMPRTPVNAGLRQELGDLRGAHPLISGARYVFDYLDFTTRLRRFEREVQPCFETFHRLKQRLMDQERARLRLDEFRPRVLSSFVRNELIDRAYLPMVGDNLAKQIGAAGAARRTDLMGLLLLISPPGYGKTTLLEYIASRLGLVFVKINGPALGHQVVSLDPEEAGNAAAREEIHRLNLALEMGDNTMICVDDIQHCSPEFLQKFISLCDGQRKIEGVWRGRPRTYDLRGRKVVVVMAGNPYTESGQKFKIPDMLANRADTYNLGDIVGNNGEWFKASYLENCVTSNAVLAPLASRSPQDVRTFIRMAESGDRTNATALEGGYSAQDVEEILKVMRRLVALREIVLKVNLAYIDSAAQADEFRTEPPFRLQGSYRNMNRLAEKVVPVMNDEEIRTLILDHYKGESQTLTTGAEANLLKFKELFGVIAPDEAARWAEIKKTFQRNQITRGNGQDDPVSRVVGQLAAFQSGLDSIGQTLRSGLSREPAPLHLDLAAVERSLGAIESALRQRADPPATAPASVVMDLAPVRQSLEALRETLAAQWRSAVPAPVEAGQDGGLSQQVTDGLRGLREDLSRAITAVHSGTMAEAMKRMEHEMEMVHSTLATLKDIAVRQRDHVRNAEELLATRARQGTVEIELTQEMLSNERAFLEKFHQVLEGAQPQRAGNAGQEPPKRPQPPAD, encoded by the coding sequence ATGGCTGAAACCGGCCCATCGGCCTCCGCCTCCGCCTCCGGCGCCTCGCCGGACACGGCCGCATCGGCCGCGTCCGCGTTGGGCAGCGCCACCTACGAGGTCATCCGCCAGCGGTTACGGACGCATGCGGAACAGCTCCGCGAACGGATGGGGCAGCTCGACGCGCGGCGGCGCGAGGTGTTCGGGAGCATCGAGTCGAAACTTCTCCAGGCCGACCGCATTACCACGGCCCACAACTGCATCCCCCAGGATCTGACGCAGCTCGACCACGGCCGGTTCCTCTTCGGGTTCAACGTCCAGTTTGGACTCAAAAGGGCGGTGGAGCTGGGCGACGTGTTTGCCGTCTTCGCCCGGGACGACGAGGTCGGCACCTTCAAGGAGGGCGGGCTGGATCCCCTGATGGACCCGCGGTTCCTGACCGACTTCAAGCGCCTCTATCACGTTTATGAGCGCACGGTGTTCTCGAAGTTTGCCCTGGGCGACGGCCACCTGTTCATGGTGTTCCGGACCGGCGCGGGTCCGGGGGACCTCGCGGTGTTCAAATGGGCCTTCGACGGCGACGGACTGCGGTATGTGGACGGGCGCGCGGAGGCGGAATACCGCAGGAACGGGTTCCCACCCGCACACGAGTTTCGCTGGCAGGTGCCGGACCGGGAGTCCTACCGGTATGGCGATCATCCCCACATCTCCATTCAGGACCGCGTGTTCGTGGAATGCATCGGTGGCGACCTGACGATCAAGGTCGAGGACAACACCGCCACGGGCGAGGGCGTCTATTCCGAGCCGGTGGACGACCGCCATCAGAAGGTGGACGACGCCGAGATCGCCTATGCGCTCCTCGGGCACCTGATTCTGCTGAAGATCCGGCCCTACAAGGAGGCTGCGGCGCGCTTCTTCATCTTCAACGAGAAGCTCCAGAGCGCCGTTCGCGTGGATTCGCTCGGGCAGTCCTGCGCGCTGCTGCCGGAGGATCACGGGCTGATTTTTCCGGACGGTTACTATCTCGCGACGGGCGGGCTGAAGCGGTTCGAGAACCGGGAGCGCCTGATGGTGTTGGAGCGCGTGATTCACGCACCGAACGGCGAGGATTCGCTGTATGTGTTTTTCGCGCCGGATTCCGGTTTGTACGCGTTGCTGCATTACCGGTTGATCGCGCAGCGGGTGGACGAACGGATCACCTGCCACGGCTTCTCGCTCTTTCCCAACGGCCATCTCGTCCTGTCCCGGGCCGACCCGGCCCCGCAAAAGCACCACACGATCCAGCTCCGGCAGACCCCGTTCCACCGCGCCGGTTTCGAGCCGCCCGGCCGGCGCGACGCCTTCCTTCACCGCGTGGGCAACAAGGAGGTCGTCCGCTGCCTTGCCGAGGCCAACGAGGTGCTCACGCTCGCGCTCCGGGACGATCCCTACGCCGAGCTCTATGTGGATCTGGTGCGCCGTTGCGACGCCCTGCTTGACGCCCATCCGTGGCTTGCGGAGCCGGACGGCTTCCGCGTGGACGACGCGCTGCGCCAGGTGCGTGCGGTGGCGGACCAGGCGGTGGACGAGTTCGACAGGGTGCGCCGGCTCCAGCAGGATGCCGTGCGACAGCTGGTGGAGGCCCGCAGGCACTGCGAGGAGCGCGCCGACCTCGTCCGCCGTGCCGGCCGCGACACGCTGGAGGACTTCGTGCACCACCTGGCCGCGCTGCGACAGCTGCGTGGCGAGCTGATCACCCTCCGGGAGGTGCGCTACGCGGACGTGCCGCAGGTCACCGCGCTGGAGGAATCGGTGGCCGCGCAGACGGAGGCGTTTGCCGCGGAGTGCGTGACGTTTCTCCTGAAGCCCGAGGCGCTGGAGCCCTACCGCAAGACGGCGGCGGCCCATCTCGCTGCGGTGGAGCAGGTGACGAGGGCCGCCGAGGGGAGGCGGATCGAGCAGGCCGTGGGCGAAGCCGGCGGCGCGCTGGAGATGCTCATCGAGATCGTCAACAGCCTCAAGATCGAGGATGCCACCGAGACCACGCGCATCATTGATGGCATCACGGCGGTGTATGCCACGCTCAACCAGGTCCGGGCGGCGTTGAAGAACCGGCTTTCGTCGCTGATGGCCGCGGAAGGTGCGGCCCAGTTCCACGCGCAGCTCAAGCTCCTCGGCCAGTCCGCCGCCAGTTACCTCGACCTCTGCGATTCCCCCGGCAAATGTGACGAGTACCTCAACCGGCTTGCGGTGCAGATCGAGGAACTGGAGGGGGCGTTTGCGGGCTTCGAGGACTACACCGTTCAGCTCGCCGAACGACGCACCGAACTCTACGAGGCGTTCGAGCAGCGCAAGCTGGCGCTGGTCGGCCAGCGCAATCAGCGCGCCAGCGCGCTGATGACCGCCGTCGAGCGCATCCTCAAGGTCGTCCAGAACCGCCTGGCCTCCTTCAAGACCGTCGAGGAGATCCACGCCTACATGGCGTCGGATCTCATGACGGCGAAGATCCGCGAGACGATCGGGCAGTTGCTGGAGCTCGGCGACGCGGTCAAGGCCGACGATCTTCAGGGCCGCATCAAGGCCGTGCAGCAGGAGGCCGTGCGGCAGCTCAAGGACCGGCAGGATTTGTTTGCGGGCGGGACGGACGTCATCCAGCTCGGCCGGCACCGGTTCAACGTCAACACCCAGCCGCTGGACCTCACGGTGGTCCAGCGGGATGGCGTGCAGCATCTGCACCTGACGGGCACGAAGTACTTCGAGCCGATCACCGATGAAGCGTTCCTGGCCACGCGCGCCGTATGGGATCAGGAGAGCCTCTCGGAGAATCCCACGGTGTATCGTGCCGAGTACCTTGCCTGGCAGCTGCTCAAGTCGCTGGAGGCCGGGCCATCAATCGGTTCCGGCGGGAGCGAGCCCACATCGGGGACGGCCCGCGTGGAGGCGTTTCTTGGCATGTCGGCGGAGGAGCGCCTCGGGTATGTGCAGGCGTTCATGGGGCCGCGGTATTCGGAGGCCTACACGCGGGGTGTCCACGACCTCGACGCCGCACAAATCGCCCTGGCGCTGGCCTCGACGCATATCGCGTTGCAACTGGCGCGCTTTCATCCCACGGCCCGCGCCGCCGCCGTCGTGTTCTGGACGGGCTTCTGTCCCGCGGACCTCCACGCCCTCTGGACCCACAAGCTGAAGGGCTTCGCCGGTCGCAACCGCCTGTTCCCCGGCGACCCGGCGCAGCGCGGGTACATCCGGGGGCTGGGTGAACTCATCGCCGGATTCCTGCGGGCGACGTCGCTGTATCCGGAGGCTCATGCCGAAGAGGCAGGGGAGTATCTCTTCCACGAGCTGGTTCAAGGCGAGGCGTTCGTCGTCAGCCGCGAGGCGGACCGCCTGGCTGCGGCGTTTCAGCAGCATCTCGTGGCGAAGGGTGCCGACGAAGCATTCCGCGCCGCACGCGAGCCGCTGGTTCCGCATCCGGCGAGCGAGCTGGAGCTGGTCCGCGACTGGGTGCGCGGCGGCCTGCTCCTGCATCCCGGGTCCGAACCGCACCTGGAGGAGGTCACGGCCATCGTTTTCTGCGGCGACCGGATGCCACGCACGCCGGTGAACGCCGGGCTGCGGCAGGAACTCGGGGACCTGCGGGGGGCGCATCCGTTGATCTCGGGCGCCAGGTACGTCTTTGATTACCTCGATTTCACGACGCGGCTGCGTCGCTTCGAGCGGGAGGTCCAACCGTGCTTCGAGACGTTTCACCGGCTGAAGCAGCGTCTGATGGATCAGGAACGCGCGCGCCTTCGCCTCGACGAATTCCGTCCGCGCGTGCTGTCGTCGTTCGTCCGCAACGAGCTCATTGACCGCGCCTACCTGCCGATGGTCGGCGACAACCTCGCCAAGCAGATCGGCGCGGCGGGTGCGGCGCGGCGCACCGACCTTATGGGACTGCTGCTGCTCATCTCGCCGCCCGGGTACGGCAAGACCACGCTCCTTGAATATATCGCAAGCCGTCTCGGGCTGGTCTTCGTCAAGATCAACGGCCCGGCCCTCGGGCATCAGGTTGTCTCGCTCGATCCCGAGGAGGCCGGCAACGCGGCCGCCCGGGAGGAGATCCACAGGCTGAACCTCGCGCTGGAGATGGGGGACAACACGATGATCTGCGTGGACGACATCCAGCACTGCAGCCCGGAGTTCCTCCAGAAATTCATCTCCCTCTGCGACGGCCAGCGAAAGATCGAGGGGGTCTGGCGCGGCCGGCCCAGGACCTATGACCTGCGCGGGCGCAAGGTGGTCGTCGTCATGGCGGGCAACCCCTACACCGAGAGCGGGCAGAAGTTCAAAATCCCCGACATGCTCGCGAACCGCGCCGACACGTACAATCTCGGCGACATCGTCGGGAACAATGGCGAGTGGTTCAAGGCGAGCTACCTCGAGAACTGCGTCACCTCCAACGCCGTGCTCGCACCGCTGGCCAGTCGTAGTCCGCAGGACGTTCGCACCTTCATCCGGATGGCGGAATCGGGCGACCGGACGAATGCCACCGCCCTGGAGGGCGGCTATTCGGCGCAGGATGTGGAGGAGATCCTCAAGGTCATGCGCCGGCTGGTGGCGCTGCGTGAGATCGTGCTCAAGGTGAACCTCGCCTACATTGATTCCGCCGCGCAGGCCGACGAATTCCGCACCGAGCCGCCGTTCCGGCTTCAGGGGTCCTACCGCAACATGAACCGGCTCGCCGAAAAGGTTGTGCCGGTTATGAATGACGAGGAGATCCGCACGCTCATCCTTGACCACTACAAGGGGGAATCCCAGACGCTCACCACCGGTGCGGAGGCGAATCTGCTCAAATTCAAGGAGCTGTTCGGCGTCATCGCCCCGGACGAAGCGGCACGGTGGGCGGAGATCAAAAAGACCTTCCAGCGCAACCAGATCACGCGCGGCAACGGGCAGGACGATCCGGTCAGCCGCGTGGTGGGCCAGCTGGCGGCCTTTCAGAGCGGACTGGATTCCATTGGTCAGACCCTCCGGTCCGGTCTGTCGCGTGAGCCCGCGCCGCTCCATCTGGACCTCGCCGCCGTCGAGCGGAGTCTGGGGGCGATCGAATCGGCGTTGAGACAACGAGCCGATCCACCGGCAACCGCGCCGGCCTCCGTGGTCATGGATCTCGCGCCGGTGCGCCAGTCCTTGGAGGCGTTGCGTGAGACGTTGGCGGCGCAATGGCGCTCCGCCGTTCCAGCCCCCGTCGAGGCCGGACAGGACGGCGGGCTGAGCCAGCAGGTGACCGATGGATTGCGGGGACTGCGCGAGGACCTCAGTCGCGCGATCACGGCCGTGCATTCCGGCACGATGGCGGAAGCGATGAAGCGCATGGAGCACGAGATGGAGATGGTCCATAGCACGCTGGCGACGTTGAAGGACATCGCAGTCCGCCAGCGGGATCACGTCCGCAACGCCGAGGAACTGCTGGCCACCCGCGCCCGCCAGGGCACGGTTGAGATCGAGCTGACCCAGGAAATGCTGAGCAACGAACGCGCCTTCCTGGAGAAATTTCATCAGGTCCTGGAGGGCGCGCAGCCGCAGCGTGCGGGAAATGCCGGCCAGGAGCCGCCGAAGCGGCCGCAACCGCCGGCGGACTGA
- a CDS encoding carbon-nitrogen hydrolase family protein, producing MTSDLSPSPFPFPLAMAQMLVTGGDLSGNLDRARQGIAEAAARGARIVLLPEAMDLGWTDPSAANRASPIPDGAACQALRHAAQAHRIWVCAGITERDGARVFNAAVLIADTGAVVLHHRKINELEFAHALYARGDRVAVADTPFGRIGILICADAFVPGHPISRTLGLLGAQLILSPCAWAVPADHDPVREPYGRLWRDCYGPVAREFGLWFAGVSNVGVLTGGPWAGRHCIGGSLLMDSSGNPVAEGPYGVAADTLLLAEIRPGPVSRRCLGP from the coding sequence ATGACCAGCGATCTCTCCCCATCCCCCTTCCCCTTCCCCCTCGCGATGGCTCAAATGCTGGTCACGGGCGGCGACCTTTCCGGCAACCTAGATCGCGCCCGACAAGGCATTGCCGAGGCGGCGGCCCGGGGTGCCCGGATCGTTCTCCTGCCCGAGGCGATGGACCTCGGTTGGACGGATCCTTCGGCTGCCAATCGCGCCAGCCCGATTCCCGACGGAGCCGCATGTCAGGCGCTGAGGCATGCCGCCCAGGCCCACCGGATCTGGGTCTGCGCCGGTATCACGGAGCGTGACGGGGCCCGCGTGTTCAACGCCGCCGTCCTGATTGCGGACACCGGTGCGGTGGTGCTGCACCATCGCAAAATCAACGAACTGGAGTTCGCCCACGCGCTCTACGCACGGGGCGATCGGGTCGCGGTCGCCGATACCCCATTTGGAAGGATCGGAATCCTGATTTGTGCAGACGCCTTTGTGCCCGGACATCCCATCAGCCGGACCCTGGGTCTGCTGGGCGCCCAGTTGATTCTGTCGCCATGCGCCTGGGCCGTTCCCGCCGACCACGATCCGGTTCGCGAACCCTACGGACGCCTCTGGCGTGACTGCTACGGTCCGGTGGCCCGCGAGTTCGGCCTCTGGTTCGCAGGTGTCAGCAACGTCGGGGTCCTCACCGGAGGCCCCTGGGCGGGACGCCACTGCATCGGCGGCTCGCTGCTGATGGATTCCTCCGGCAACCCGGTTGCCGAGGGGCCCTACGGTGTCGCCGCGGATACCCTGCTCCTTGCAGAAATCCGGCCCGGGCCGGTTTCCCGACGCTGCCTCGGACCTTGA